From a single Cytophagales bacterium WSM2-2 genomic region:
- a CDS encoding amino acid permease, protein MKKNTPEPGQDRKLGLLQATAINMTDMVGIGPFITLPMVISTFNGPYFLYAWIAGAVLSMIDATIWSELGAAFPLAGGSYNFLKETYRDTKLGKLMSFLFVWQTMIQAPLVIASAAIGFASYFCYITPLSALGAKMMSGGVVIAVILLLFRKIEDIGKISVILWVGVIGTMAWIIGGGLVHGNFIEPIAHINDGLQVDHLFVAALGFASVKSVYSYLGYYNVCHLGGEIINPSKNIPRSMFLSIIGIFVLYICMNISIVSVIPWHQAKDSDFVVSLFMHHLAGPAAAHVITCLILIVAFASVFSATLGYSRIPYAAAKDGAFFKAFAKVHPTQHFPYVSLLALGGIAFAFSLLFKLTDVIRAILAMRILVQFIGQAVGLLLLRRQNRTEFPYKMPFFPVPVYFAIAMWIGILISTGYKMMLGGLAVISLGIVVYYVKNSLERKSNLEPD, encoded by the coding sequence TTGAAAAAGAACACGCCTGAGCCAGGTCAGGACAGAAAACTTGGACTACTTCAGGCGACAGCCATTAACATGACCGATATGGTTGGCATAGGCCCGTTCATCACGCTACCGATGGTGATCAGCACCTTCAACGGTCCGTACTTTTTGTATGCCTGGATAGCGGGGGCTGTGTTGTCAATGATTGACGCTACTATCTGGAGCGAGCTAGGTGCAGCATTTCCATTGGCCGGAGGATCATACAACTTCTTAAAGGAAACCTACCGCGACACTAAGTTGGGTAAGTTGATGAGCTTTCTGTTTGTCTGGCAAACCATGATCCAGGCGCCACTGGTTATTGCTTCAGCCGCCATTGGGTTTGCCTCCTACTTTTGTTACATCACTCCCCTCTCGGCTCTTGGCGCAAAAATGATGAGTGGTGGCGTTGTCATTGCCGTGATCTTGCTCCTGTTTCGAAAAATCGAAGACATAGGAAAGATCAGCGTGATCTTGTGGGTAGGTGTGATTGGTACGATGGCGTGGATCATCGGTGGTGGTTTAGTACATGGGAATTTTATTGAGCCCATCGCGCACATTAATGACGGGCTGCAAGTAGATCACCTGTTTGTAGCCGCGCTGGGTTTCGCGTCTGTAAAGAGTGTTTATAGTTACCTCGGCTATTATAATGTTTGCCACCTGGGTGGTGAGATCATCAATCCATCAAAGAACATTCCCAGAAGCATGTTCTTATCCATCATCGGAATATTCGTGCTCTACATCTGCATGAACATCAGTATTGTGAGCGTGATCCCCTGGCACCAGGCCAAAGACAGTGATTTTGTAGTCAGCTTGTTCATGCACCATCTGGCAGGACCAGCGGCCGCACATGTTATCACGTGCCTTATTCTGATAGTTGCTTTTGCTTCTGTGTTTTCTGCTACACTAGGCTACAGTCGAATTCCGTATGCTGCCGCAAAGGATGGTGCATTTTTTAAAGCATTTGCAAAAGTGCACCCAACACAACATTTTCCTTATGTTTCTTTGCTCGCATTAGGAGGAATAGCGTTTGCATTCAGTCTTCTCTTTAAACTAACCGATGTGATCAGGGCAATCCTTGCCATGCGCATATTAGTTCAGTTCATTGGGCAGGCCGTTGGTTTATTGTTATTGCGAAGACAAAACCGAACCGAGTTCCCCTATAAAATGCCTTTCTTTCCGGTGCCCGTTTATTTCGCGATTGCCATGTGGATAGGTATTCTGATTTCAACGGGCTATAAAATGATGCTCGGTGGGTTAGCAGTCATTAGTCTGGGCATTGTTGTCTATTATGTAAAGAACAGCCTTGAAAGAAAAAGTAATCTTGAACCCGATTAA